TTTAGAAAGAACTAAAGGCCCCATTTCATATCCCAAAGTGGTACCAACATTTAAGATGTCATAAGAATCTGCAATCAGGGGGTAAAGACTGGCAGAAATTTTAACTAACGAAAAGTTCGCTTCTAAGGCGTAATGATTTAAAGAAGCGATATCAGAAATCATAATCTGATGAAAAACAGGAAAACCCTTATGCTTTTCCAAAAAAGACCGAAACAGAAAGATATCATTAGGACAAGGAGAAAAAGCTGCAGAAAAAGTCATTTCAGTTGTTGGTAGGCTTCAATAGCTGCTTTAATTTCTTTATTCTCAGGTTGTAGCAAATAATCTCCTTTTTGTAACCAATCAATGTAGCTAGAAGGAACCTCAGAAAGAGGTTTCCCCTTATATTTGCCAAAAGGCATTTTAAAGACCTTCGGATGACACGTTGCATTCAGTAAATCATAAATTTGATCAGGGGACAGATCACCAACTAAAGCCGAAAACACTCTATAAAGTGTAATGACGTCATCTAATGCACGGTGAGCCTGATTTTCTTCAAATCCATATACTTGGCGGAGATATTGAAGACTATGTTGAGGTAGGTCTGTTCGATATTTTTTTGCCCATTTTAAAGAATCTATGGTGCGGAGCTGAGGCTCAGACAAACCATGTCTACGACACTCTCTAGCCAATAGTGGGTAATCGAACGTGTTATTATTATGTGCCACAAGAATATTGTCTGTACCACAAAATTTACTAAATTTCTTATAAGCCTCAGGAAACTTAGGAGCATTGGCGACTTCTGAAGTTGTAATGCCGTGAATTTTAGTGGCTTCAGCTGGAATGGGAATTTCTGGATTCACTAAAGTTTGAAAAGACTCTCCTGTAGTTCCATTGTAGGCTGCTATTTCTACTATACGGTCTTTTTCAATCTGTGTTCCTGTTGTTTCTGTATCATAAAAGATTAAATCTGGCACGCTCCCTCTCAGCCTTGTTTATTGTTGTTTTCTAGGTTTGCTTGTTTTTTCAGCTCATCAAGATCCATGTTTCCTGTAGAAATTAGTCCTATTGCATGGAAGAAGCTGTCACAGATTAATTTAATTGTATCAATGTAGACTCGTAGCAAATTTTCATTAATCTCTCCTTTCAAACAAGGAATCACTAATCGATAGAAAATAATGTTTTGTTCTTCATCCATCCCAAATCCTGGAATATCGATATCTCTGTTGACAAGATGCAAAAGTCTTGCTGTAGCATCACGTTGACCTTGCTGTATTTGGTAGGGAAAATAACAGACTAGTTGTAGTACTTCGCCCTCATTACGAATAACAAAAAAAAGAGGAAGTTCGTGCTCTCCTGCAGGAATAGTAATATAGATCAACCCGCTTTCTCTTTCTAAAGAGGGCTCAAGTTGTGCGTGAGTGAGAAATTTTGTGAGATTATTTTGATTTAAAGTCCACGTTGTCATTACGAAATCCTCTAAGTTTGGCTTGTTGAAAAGGAACCAACCTTTGAACACAAAACTATACTTGAGCGTTGTTTTTTGGGCAGAGTAAAATGCTTCCATTTAGGAAGACTTTACAAAGTTATACGATCAACAAACTTTTTATCTACAAGGGCAATTGTCCTTTTGATAAACAAAAGTTTACATTCTTTTAAAAAAAAAACTTTGCTATACCTCCAAATGTCTTAAGCGATGAAGTGTATCGACCGTCTATGGAAAGCTCCTAGACGAGAGGGCGTCATGATTGTTGCGGAATTTGAGTATTTTGGGTTAAGCGATGTCGGTTTAGTCAGAAATAATAATGAAGATTTTTGGCAGGTAAACTGTGATTCTCAGATCATCGCTATCGCAGATGGAATGGGAGG
This genomic stretch from Chlamydia sp. harbors:
- a CDS encoding DUF3820 family protein, which translates into the protein MPDLIFYDTETTGTQIEKDRIVEIAAYNGTTGESFQTLVNPEIPIPAEATKIHGITTSEVANAPKFPEAYKKFSKFCGTDNILVAHNNNTFDYPLLARECRRHGLSEPQLRTIDSLKWAKKYRTDLPQHSLQYLRQVYGFEENQAHRALDDVITLYRVFSALVGDLSPDQIYDLLNATCHPKVFKMPFGKYKGKPLSEVPSSYIDWLQKGDYLLQPENKEIKAAIEAYQQLK
- a CDS encoding YbjN domain-containing protein, whose protein sequence is MTTWTLNQNNLTKFLTHAQLEPSLERESGLIYITIPAGEHELPLFFVIRNEGEVLQLVCYFPYQIQQGQRDATARLLHLVNRDIDIPGFGMDEEQNIIFYRLVIPCLKGEINENLLRVYIDTIKLICDSFFHAIGLISTGNMDLDELKKQANLENNNKQG